In a single window of the Amycolatopsis sp. cg5 genome:
- a CDS encoding PKD domain-containing protein has protein sequence MRFSLRKVLPRRLRTAAGIVGAVTLLAGLVVQADTRNIAPQVRLHSGAAWVASGAAGQLTLLDGTSAEVAAQVQVDQPGNVLTAVQDGLTGYVLNRTRDSLVRVDGATRERSQPIPMTAGAGATLSVFPTADAVYALDTQSGVFTKADAKTLQPQGGVQLNVRAAPDEPAMDADNRLWVLDEQTGDLVWHDGASRHSRAQAHTPGSSHLALTGGRPAIVDTARRTAELLDTDGKVAKSIPVDVAPGEQIAVSGSSGEARLVISDGARGQLLVCGFDAGACAPIPLAGPGDLGRAVEIGNRVVVPDYATGKAFIVDLAQRRLLAERQLFDRPVRFELLSRDGMVFYNDPLSDQAGILSGEGGVRPISKYNPAKPEEGVTPVPGTGGDPGNGPVPPIGGQPNPGDPAQLSIDVSPGDHGLVGDEFQLTAVGAGASGVSGGQWTFGDGTVATGTTVRHRWGTPGTFPVSVSAQLGSGQSARAAAQVVIDSPDAPPRIVKLNVTPESPVAGQTTKFSAELAGGRYTGTTWSVTGPDGEVATATTPEFSHVFVAEGTYTAKLTITGGSTHVEQTRRFTVQPAPHEVACGDTLTKNSVLTKDLLCTGPVGLTIAASNVTLDLAGHTLSTDNTSAVRRGIVVSGKGLSGVTIRNGAVQQFTDGIVITDAANVTIDRVSASGLQQDNQNHFALSSENAKNLQVRSSTLDAMNMFRFAKGTTVTVTGSNLNGKLAQGAQSFCDDGSSCSFQGGLLKIMTLACVEPTSTVTVARATVFVNNFATGCKLGTLTNSKVEQLTFPGADQNVITGNTFDGSTTVILGLPSTVSGNVFKDAKLQGLLITDTARGKVSGNRFLNAKGSGIRVDFGWTMGTGTVEISDNEFVGNGFGPDPDYYGTDGLSVGEIMQDLVTIVIKNNHAKNNAQFGINAPGRTVVDGGGNTTSGDPKGCQGVVCTPGS, from the coding sequence GTGAGGTTTTCGCTGCGTAAGGTGCTGCCACGCAGGCTGAGAACGGCCGCCGGGATCGTGGGCGCCGTCACACTGCTGGCCGGCCTGGTCGTTCAGGCCGACACCCGCAACATCGCTCCCCAGGTCCGCCTGCACTCCGGTGCCGCGTGGGTGGCCTCAGGCGCCGCCGGGCAGCTGACCCTGCTGGACGGCACCTCGGCCGAGGTCGCCGCGCAAGTCCAGGTCGACCAGCCGGGCAACGTCCTCACCGCCGTGCAGGACGGGCTGACCGGCTACGTGCTCAACCGCACCCGCGACTCGCTGGTCCGGGTCGACGGCGCGACGCGCGAGCGCTCGCAGCCGATCCCGATGACCGCCGGAGCGGGCGCCACGCTCTCCGTGTTCCCCACCGCGGACGCCGTCTACGCACTCGACACGCAGAGCGGTGTGTTCACGAAGGCCGACGCGAAGACGTTGCAGCCGCAGGGCGGCGTCCAGCTGAACGTGCGTGCCGCCCCCGACGAGCCCGCGATGGACGCCGACAACCGGCTCTGGGTGCTCGACGAGCAGACCGGCGACCTCGTCTGGCACGACGGGGCGTCCCGCCACTCCCGCGCCCAGGCCCACACGCCGGGCAGCTCGCACCTCGCGCTGACCGGCGGCCGCCCCGCGATCGTCGACACCGCGCGCCGCACGGCCGAGCTGCTCGACACCGACGGCAAGGTCGCCAAGTCGATCCCGGTCGACGTGGCGCCCGGCGAGCAGATCGCGGTGAGCGGCTCGTCCGGCGAAGCCAGGCTGGTGATCTCGGACGGTGCCCGTGGCCAGCTGCTGGTCTGCGGGTTCGACGCGGGCGCCTGCGCGCCCATCCCGCTGGCAGGCCCCGGCGACCTCGGCCGCGCGGTCGAGATCGGCAACCGCGTGGTGGTCCCGGACTACGCGACCGGCAAGGCGTTCATCGTCGACCTCGCGCAGCGCCGCCTGCTCGCCGAGCGTCAGCTCTTCGACCGCCCGGTCCGCTTCGAGCTGCTCAGCCGCGACGGCATGGTCTTCTACAACGACCCGCTCAGCGATCAGGCGGGCATCCTCAGCGGCGAGGGCGGCGTCCGCCCGATCTCGAAGTACAACCCGGCCAAGCCCGAAGAGGGCGTCACCCCGGTGCCCGGCACGGGCGGCGACCCCGGCAACGGCCCGGTCCCGCCCATCGGCGGCCAGCCCAACCCCGGCGACCCGGCCCAGCTGTCCATCGACGTCAGCCCCGGCGACCACGGCCTGGTCGGCGACGAGTTCCAGCTCACCGCCGTCGGCGCCGGCGCGTCGGGCGTCAGCGGCGGCCAGTGGACCTTCGGCGACGGAACGGTCGCGACCGGCACCACCGTCCGCCACCGCTGGGGCACACCCGGCACCTTCCCGGTCAGCGTCTCCGCGCAGCTCGGCTCCGGCCAATCCGCCCGCGCGGCCGCCCAGGTCGTCATCGACTCCCCGGACGCGCCGCCCCGCATCGTCAAACTCAACGTCACCCCCGAATCACCGGTCGCGGGCCAGACGACGAAGTTCAGCGCCGAGCTGGCAGGCGGCCGCTACACGGGCACAACCTGGTCGGTCACCGGCCCCGACGGCGAAGTCGCGACCGCCACCACCCCGGAGTTCTCCCACGTGTTCGTCGCCGAGGGCACGTACACGGCGAAACTCACGATCACCGGCGGCTCGACCCACGTCGAGCAGACCCGCCGGTTCACTGTGCAGCCCGCACCGCACGAGGTCGCCTGCGGCGACACGCTCACCAAGAATTCGGTGCTCACCAAGGACTTGCTCTGCACCGGACCCGTCGGCCTGACGATCGCGGCGAGCAACGTCACGCTCGACCTCGCAGGCCACACCCTGTCCACCGACAACACCTCGGCCGTGCGCAGGGGCATCGTGGTGTCGGGCAAGGGGCTGTCCGGGGTGACCATCCGCAACGGCGCGGTCCAGCAGTTCACGGACGGCATCGTGATCACGGACGCCGCCAACGTGACCATCGACCGGGTCAGCGCTTCCGGCCTGCAGCAAGACAATCAGAACCACTTCGCGCTCTCCTCGGAGAATGCGAAGAATCTGCAAGTCCGAAGCTCCACTTTGGACGCGATGAACATGTTCAGGTTCGCCAAGGGCACCACGGTCACGGTGACCGGCTCCAATCTGAACGGGAAACTGGCGCAGGGCGCGCAGTCCTTCTGCGATGACGGAAGCAGCTGTTCGTTCCAGGGCGGCCTGCTGAAGATCATGACGCTCGCCTGTGTGGAACCGACCTCGACGGTGACCGTCGCCAGGGCCACGGTTTTCGTCAACAACTTCGCGACCGGCTGCAAGCTCGGCACACTGACCAACAGCAAGGTCGAGCAGCTCACCTTCCCCGGCGCGGACCAGAACGTCATCACCGGCAACACCTTCGACGGCTCCACCACGGTGATCCTCGGCCTGCCGTCCACGGTGTCCGGAAACGTGTTCAAGGACGCGAAACTCCAAGGCCTGCTGATCACGGACACGGCCCGCGGGAAGGTGTCGGGCAACCGGTTCCTCAACGCGAAGGGCTCGGGGATCCGGGTCGACTTCGGCTGGACGATGGGCACCGGGACAGTCGAGATCTCGGACAATGAGTTCGTGGGCAACGGATTCGGCCCGGACCCGGACTACTACGGGACCGATGGCCTCTCCGTCGGCGAGATCATGCAGGACCTGGTCACCATCGTGATCAAGAACAACCACGCCAAGAACAACGCCCAGTTCGGCATCAACGCCCCCGGCCGCACGGTGGTCGACGGCGGCGGCAACACCACCTCCGGCGACCCCAAGGGCTGCCAAGGCGTCGTCTGCACCCCAGGCTCGTGA
- a CDS encoding TIR domain-containing protein — protein MGGVFVNYRTGDGDFAATLINRVLTARFGADQVFLASRSIRPGEDFTKKIIERLHDCDVLLAVIGARWHSVTDRQRKRELTAPDDWVHREIAEAFQHGLRVIPVFLDHAVALTEAELPEDIAALARCQFLRLSHRNDARDLSRLVDELSDLVPSLVLSRVFTTAPPPPSRNLAPSAWLRADYQLVPFAGREGDLKILRDWTDTPRSVSGHLVSGPAGQGKTRLGHQLCQDLAGYGWVTGFLHENAAVADIENLSKIDSPLLVVVDNPEPRSEQVQAVATAFMERPSTAPPARLLLLSGDVGEWLRKLRTHADDRVRSVFGALDVQVLPPPSGRRSEFHRAAAAYAGYLGVPVTDLPVPGDLEHQRYATTRAIHAAALLALLDENPGEDLRPDARLYRAARPECPYRGLQPFQEQDAEVFWGRDQQIADLAKVIDRHRMVMVFGPSGCGKSSLIRAGILPALRRDDVALTVFRPSPDIAPLEQLTQALAPIVGADRLGVRGDLGLLADAVVETAGRLVLFVDQFEELVAAKPEAAREMLELVAGLVRAAPLRPAGPPAIRAVFTGRSADLDEVLTTDLAAILHTVPLPRMGQEGLRTAITGPADLPLVSFEPGLVDRIITDAADSPGKLPLVEFALTRLWESQQGGTLTHRAYDEQGGVTGALAAYAQEVSTELLLPSEQKLAEQLLVQLARPNDDGGFTLTPARLDRLDAESRALARTLSKHRLVVVRHDPGQPEIVALAHEALVQQWPQLREWLAAAHDFRAWQEQLRIALGQWQLASRDPSTLLRGNPLTTAEDWLAKQPSGLTGEERDFIASSRSHQRRGVRRWRLVTALIGVLALVATTSAALAFSQNGELSGQLRAAAAVALAQESQRRGDSNPLMALQLAEAAWRHGPNRPEAYSALLQQYLKYSSVEEIRSGLWTGALADVATTPDGKTAVTAEEDGKITAWSDLLGKSPQRWFVATMAAMQSLVLSPDGRWLAVSDSRGGITLWDLVQHRGPLPLRTPASNTPNISEPNKLLSAVFSADGSKLVTTQRRSGDQKTVDVWDVPQRQPATPGFVAETIVASSTALYVEPDGKSAWFAERLTDRSTQTVLRDLTSGSVVRSSPADFVTPGGVFTRCRDGRLSILDPATGTARFTKTVPACPDAGVGLTDLTGRYAVFEDGSAKDSFGLLGLIDLGTGQAFTLPRPAMPRPQRDNDLTKFNTEPVFVLPSPAGPSVFQLSTDALLRFRAPDPIDDLSRYAPSMSPGTSALSWNGRLLVTLTKDEGLQAYDLASKTRIAFKTSDVQLAANPRLTFSFDDAWLTAITANGDVLVLSTTSYAAERTLKVPPTTSEDPAARNISVVPAYNDEAFLLHGAEITRWQLSTGGLLDETSEIRKDLPQAQDFARDASARPWFDNRTLVLVASIDGVELWDTKTGTLRRSFQPRPGSATPEVVVDTAKPRVAVHYKSDGQLELWVPEQEGARGRPLPLPGDLSLVAFAPDGKLISSSADGGVQLWDLNSGSGVANFRVPGAPGVWWLNGTSLIAATRNGPLSITMTPDRWIDHLCRVNHRDYTPEERDLLPAGTEPDAPCSPAS, from the coding sequence GTGGGCGGTGTGTTCGTCAACTACCGCACGGGCGACGGCGATTTCGCGGCGACGCTGATCAACCGGGTGCTCACCGCCCGGTTCGGCGCCGACCAGGTGTTCCTGGCGAGCCGGTCCATCCGCCCCGGCGAGGACTTCACCAAGAAGATCATCGAGCGGCTGCACGACTGCGACGTGCTGCTGGCGGTGATCGGCGCGCGCTGGCACTCGGTCACCGATCGGCAGCGCAAACGTGAGCTGACCGCGCCGGACGACTGGGTGCACCGTGAGATCGCCGAGGCGTTCCAGCACGGCCTGCGGGTCATCCCCGTGTTCCTCGACCACGCGGTCGCGCTGACCGAGGCGGAACTGCCCGAAGACATCGCCGCGCTGGCGCGCTGCCAGTTCCTCCGGCTGAGCCACCGCAACGACGCCCGAGACCTGTCCAGGCTGGTCGACGAGCTGTCCGATCTGGTGCCCAGCCTGGTGCTGAGCCGGGTGTTCACCACGGCGCCGCCACCGCCGAGCCGCAACCTCGCGCCGAGCGCCTGGCTGCGCGCCGACTACCAGCTCGTGCCGTTCGCGGGCCGTGAAGGCGACCTGAAGATCCTGCGCGACTGGACCGATACGCCGAGGTCGGTGTCCGGGCACCTGGTCAGCGGGCCCGCCGGGCAGGGCAAGACGCGGCTGGGGCACCAGCTGTGCCAGGACCTGGCAGGCTACGGCTGGGTGACCGGGTTCCTGCACGAGAACGCCGCCGTCGCCGACATCGAGAACCTGAGCAAGATCGACAGCCCGCTGCTGGTCGTCGTCGACAACCCCGAGCCGCGCTCGGAGCAGGTGCAGGCGGTCGCGACGGCGTTCATGGAGCGCCCGTCGACGGCGCCGCCCGCCCGGTTGCTGCTGCTCAGCGGGGACGTCGGCGAGTGGCTGCGCAAGCTGCGCACCCACGCCGACGATCGGGTCCGCAGTGTCTTCGGCGCGCTCGACGTGCAGGTGCTGCCGCCGCCGTCGGGGCGGCGGTCGGAGTTCCACCGCGCGGCGGCCGCTTATGCCGGGTACCTCGGCGTTCCGGTCACCGACCTGCCGGTGCCCGGCGATCTGGAGCACCAGCGCTACGCGACGACCAGGGCGATCCACGCGGCCGCGCTGCTCGCGCTGCTCGACGAGAACCCCGGCGAGGATCTGCGGCCGGACGCGCGGCTCTACCGCGCGGCGCGCCCGGAGTGCCCGTACCGCGGCCTGCAGCCGTTCCAGGAGCAGGACGCCGAGGTGTTCTGGGGCCGTGACCAGCAGATCGCCGATCTGGCGAAGGTGATCGACCGGCACCGCATGGTGATGGTGTTCGGCCCGTCCGGCTGCGGGAAGTCGTCGCTGATCAGGGCGGGCATCCTGCCTGCGCTGCGCCGTGACGACGTCGCGCTGACCGTGTTCCGGCCGAGTCCCGACATCGCGCCGCTGGAGCAGCTGACCCAGGCGCTCGCCCCGATCGTCGGCGCCGACCGGCTCGGCGTGCGCGGTGATCTCGGGCTGCTGGCCGACGCCGTCGTCGAGACGGCGGGGCGGCTGGTGCTGTTCGTCGACCAGTTCGAGGAACTCGTCGCCGCCAAGCCCGAAGCGGCGAGGGAGATGCTCGAGCTCGTCGCCGGCCTGGTGCGCGCGGCGCCGCTGCGACCCGCCGGTCCGCCCGCGATCCGCGCGGTGTTCACCGGCCGCTCGGCTGATCTCGACGAGGTGCTCACCACCGACCTGGCGGCGATACTGCACACCGTCCCGCTCCCCCGGATGGGTCAGGAAGGCCTGCGCACGGCCATCACCGGGCCCGCCGACCTGCCGCTGGTCTCGTTCGAGCCCGGACTGGTCGACCGGATCATCACCGACGCGGCCGACTCGCCGGGCAAGCTGCCGCTGGTCGAGTTCGCGCTGACCAGGCTGTGGGAATCCCAGCAGGGCGGCACGCTCACCCACCGCGCCTACGACGAGCAGGGCGGCGTCACCGGCGCGCTGGCCGCGTACGCGCAGGAGGTCAGCACCGAGCTGCTGCTGCCGAGCGAGCAGAAACTCGCCGAGCAGCTGCTCGTCCAGCTGGCCAGGCCCAACGACGACGGTGGCTTCACGCTCACGCCCGCCCGGCTCGACCGGCTCGACGCCGAGTCGCGCGCGCTCGCCAGGACGCTTTCAAAGCACCGCCTGGTCGTGGTCCGGCACGATCCCGGTCAGCCGGAGATCGTCGCGCTCGCGCACGAGGCGCTCGTCCAGCAGTGGCCGCAGTTGCGCGAATGGCTCGCCGCCGCCCACGATTTCCGTGCGTGGCAAGAACAATTGCGCATCGCGCTCGGCCAGTGGCAGCTCGCGAGCCGCGACCCGAGCACGCTGCTGCGCGGCAATCCGCTGACCACCGCCGAGGACTGGCTCGCCAAGCAGCCGTCCGGGCTCACCGGCGAGGAACGCGACTTCATCGCCTCCAGCCGAAGCCATCAGCGCCGAGGCGTGCGGCGCTGGCGCCTGGTGACCGCGTTGATCGGCGTGCTCGCGCTGGTCGCGACGACTTCGGCGGCGCTGGCGTTCAGCCAGAACGGCGAACTCAGCGGCCAGCTGCGGGCGGCGGCCGCGGTCGCGCTGGCCCAGGAGTCGCAGCGGCGCGGCGACTCGAACCCGTTGATGGCACTGCAACTCGCGGAAGCGGCCTGGCGCCACGGCCCGAACCGGCCGGAGGCCTATTCGGCGCTGCTGCAGCAATATCTCAAGTATTCGTCGGTCGAGGAGATCCGCTCGGGGCTGTGGACCGGCGCGCTGGCCGACGTCGCCACCACCCCCGACGGCAAGACCGCGGTCACGGCCGAGGAAGACGGCAAGATCACCGCGTGGTCGGACCTGCTCGGCAAGTCGCCGCAACGCTGGTTCGTCGCGACCATGGCGGCGATGCAGTCGCTGGTGCTCAGCCCCGACGGCCGCTGGCTCGCCGTTTCGGACAGCCGGGGTGGCATCACGCTGTGGGACCTCGTCCAGCACCGCGGCCCGCTCCCGCTGCGCACGCCCGCGTCGAACACCCCCAACATCAGCGAGCCGAACAAGCTGCTGAGCGCGGTCTTTTCGGCCGACGGCAGCAAACTCGTCACCACGCAGCGGCGCAGTGGCGACCAGAAGACCGTCGACGTGTGGGACGTGCCGCAACGCCAGCCCGCGACGCCCGGTTTCGTCGCGGAGACCATCGTGGCGAGCAGCACCGCGCTCTATGTCGAGCCGGACGGCAAAAGCGCCTGGTTCGCCGAGCGGCTCACCGATCGCTCGACGCAGACCGTGCTGCGCGACCTGACGAGCGGGTCGGTGGTGCGCTCGTCGCCCGCCGATTTCGTAACTCCTGGCGGCGTTTTCACGCGGTGCCGAGACGGCCGTCTGTCCATTTTGGACCCAGCGACCGGAACGGCCAGGTTCACCAAGACGGTGCCCGCGTGCCCGGACGCGGGCGTCGGGCTGACGGACCTGACCGGGCGCTACGCGGTCTTCGAGGACGGCTCGGCCAAGGATTCGTTCGGGTTGCTCGGGTTGATCGACCTCGGCACCGGGCAGGCGTTCACGCTGCCCCGCCCCGCCATGCCGCGACCTCAGCGCGACAACGACCTGACCAAGTTCAACACCGAGCCCGTCTTCGTGCTGCCGTCACCGGCCGGGCCGTCGGTGTTCCAGCTGAGCACCGACGCGCTGCTGCGCTTCCGCGCCCCGGACCCGATCGACGACCTGAGCCGCTACGCCCCGTCGATGTCACCCGGCACCTCGGCGCTGAGCTGGAACGGGCGGCTGCTGGTCACGCTGACGAAGGACGAAGGGCTGCAGGCCTACGACCTCGCGAGCAAGACGAGGATCGCCTTCAAGACCAGCGACGTGCAGCTGGCCGCCAACCCGAGGCTGACGTTCAGCTTCGACGACGCTTGGCTGACCGCGATCACCGCGAACGGCGACGTGCTCGTGCTGTCGACCACGAGCTACGCGGCGGAGCGCACGCTCAAGGTCCCGCCGACGACGTCCGAAGACCCGGCGGCCCGCAACATCTCGGTGGTCCCCGCGTACAACGACGAGGCGTTCCTCCTGCACGGCGCCGAGATCACCCGCTGGCAGCTGAGCACCGGCGGCCTGCTCGACGAGACCTCCGAGATCCGCAAGGACCTGCCCCAGGCCCAGGACTTCGCGCGCGACGCGTCCGCGCGGCCCTGGTTCGACAACCGGACGCTGGTGCTCGTCGCGTCCATCGACGGCGTCGAACTCTGGGACACCAAGACCGGCACGCTGCGCCGCTCCTTCCAGCCACGGCCCGGCAGCGCCACCCCGGAGGTCGTGGTCGACACCGCGAAACCCAGGGTCGCGGTCCACTACAAGTCCGACGGCCAGCTCGAACTCTGGGTCCCCGAGCAGGAAGGCGCCCGCGGCAGGCCGCTGCCACTGCCCGGCGACCTGTCACTGGTCGCGTTCGCCCCCGACGGCAAGCTGATCTCCAGCTCGGCCGACGGCGGCGTGCAGCTCTGGGACCTGAATTCGGGCAGCGGCGTCGCGAACTTCCGCGTGCCGGGCGCCCCCGGCGTCTGGTGGCTGAACGGCACCTCGCTCATCGCGGCCACCCGCAACGGCCCGCTGTCGATCACCATGACCCCGGACCGGTGGATCGACCACCTGTGCCGCGTCAACCACCGCGACTACACCCCTGAAGAACGCGACCTCCTGCCCGCCGGCACGGAACCCGACGCCCCCTGCTCACCCGCGTCGTGA
- a CDS encoding helix-turn-helix domain-containing protein — MTEQPASFGVELRRRRTDAGFSLATFAKQVHYSKGYLGRIETGEKPATLDLARRCDAALEAGGALVALVPKEAATTGESSDPPAMATTEPDSEVWVMTMEPDGSSRLVPMRRREALAVGAASLLGLTLGSQSSAAAAQQDSTIVAFKALFEQTRQLGQITGPSVVLPTVIAQTHTLRGLATGADSRSRAELLQLAARYAEYAGWMTQEAGDDRGALWWTRSAVDMANAAGDTELSTYALIRQALITLYQDDAASTIGLAQQAGSDPRTPARIRGLAALREAQGHALACDYDQTQRSLDLAQELLADSADKSKDGVVTGSASVTSTRLQAMVAGWCLHDLGRPQQAGDLLDQQLNAIPDSARRTHARFGARRALAYASAGEVEHACTLAHRVLDSAEVVDSATIRVDLRRLTRTLARWHSHQPVRDLYPRLNAALRTPIG, encoded by the coding sequence ATGACTGAACAGCCCGCCAGTTTCGGCGTTGAGCTGCGGCGTCGGCGGACGGACGCGGGGTTCTCCCTGGCGACCTTCGCCAAGCAAGTGCACTACAGCAAGGGCTATCTCGGCCGGATCGAGACCGGGGAGAAGCCGGCGACGCTGGACCTAGCCCGACGCTGCGACGCGGCATTGGAGGCGGGCGGCGCGCTCGTCGCGCTCGTACCCAAAGAGGCCGCCACCACCGGCGAGTCGTCCGATCCACCCGCGATGGCCACAACCGAGCCTGACAGCGAGGTGTGGGTGATGACCATGGAACCGGACGGGTCGAGCAGGCTGGTGCCGATGCGGCGTCGTGAGGCGCTGGCCGTCGGCGCGGCCTCGCTGCTCGGGTTGACGCTCGGGTCGCAGAGCAGTGCCGCCGCGGCGCAGCAGGACAGCACGATCGTCGCCTTCAAGGCGTTGTTCGAGCAGACGAGACAGCTCGGTCAGATCACCGGCCCGAGCGTGGTGCTGCCGACGGTGATCGCGCAGACGCACACCCTGCGCGGGCTGGCGACGGGCGCCGACAGCCGCTCGCGCGCGGAGCTGCTGCAGCTGGCCGCGCGCTACGCCGAGTACGCGGGCTGGATGACGCAGGAGGCGGGCGACGACCGGGGCGCGCTCTGGTGGACGCGCTCGGCCGTCGACATGGCCAACGCCGCGGGCGACACCGAATTGAGCACGTACGCGCTGATCAGGCAGGCACTGATCACGCTGTACCAGGATGACGCCGCGAGCACGATCGGGCTGGCCCAGCAGGCCGGTTCCGACCCGCGCACGCCCGCCCGCATCCGCGGCCTCGCCGCGCTGCGTGAGGCACAGGGCCACGCGCTCGCCTGCGACTACGACCAGACCCAGCGCTCGCTGGACCTGGCCCAGGAGCTGCTCGCCGACTCCGCGGACAAGAGCAAGGACGGTGTCGTCACCGGCTCGGCGTCGGTGACGAGCACCCGGCTGCAGGCGATGGTCGCGGGCTGGTGCCTGCACGACCTCGGCCGCCCGCAGCAGGCGGGCGACCTGCTCGACCAGCAGCTCAACGCCATCCCGGACTCCGCGCGCCGCACGCACGCCCGGTTCGGCGCGCGCCGGGCGCTGGCGTACGCGTCGGCGGGCGAGGTCGAGCACGCGTGCACGCTCGCGCACCGGGTGCTCGACAGCGCGGAGGTGGTCGACTCGGCGACCATCCGCGTCGACCTGCGCCGCCTCACCCGCACGCTGGCCAGGTGGCACAGCCACCAGCCGGTCCGTGATCTCTACCCCCGCCTCAACGCCGCGTTGCGGACGCCCATCGGCTGA
- a CDS encoding CGNR zinc finger domain-containing protein, with protein MRLNPYGEDPVRLATSLTTSPPLTAEELTARCVGAGVVLEQAATPDDLAEVNVFLGRWLKVVEASSPQARAALLNDLLAESSAYPRLTDHAGDGWHIHYRDYGLPVARLLRALISVGTALHLTGRGMHRLSRCELAECRNPFADFSRGGQQRYCSPTCANRDAVRRHRAKRALAS; from the coding sequence ATGCGGCTGAACCCTTACGGAGAAGATCCGGTCCGGCTTGCGACGAGTCTCACAACGTCACCGCCGCTGACCGCCGAAGAACTGACCGCCCGCTGCGTCGGCGCGGGCGTCGTACTCGAACAGGCGGCGACCCCCGACGACCTCGCGGAGGTGAACGTCTTCCTCGGCCGCTGGCTGAAGGTCGTCGAAGCCTCGAGCCCGCAGGCACGGGCCGCGCTCCTCAACGACCTGCTCGCCGAGTCGTCGGCGTACCCGCGCCTGACCGACCACGCGGGCGACGGCTGGCACATCCACTACCGCGACTACGGCCTCCCGGTCGCCCGCCTCCTCCGCGCGCTGATCAGCGTCGGGACGGCGTTGCACCTGACCGGCCGCGGCATGCACCGCCTCAGCCGCTGCGAACTCGCCGAATGCCGCAACCCCTTCGCCGACTTCAGCCGGGGCGGGCAGCAGCGCTACTGCTCACCCACCTGCGCGAACCGGGACGCCGTCCGCCGTCACCGGGCCAAGCGCGCCCTGGCCTCCTAG
- a CDS encoding 7-cyano-7-deazaguanine synthase, with amino-acid sequence MFGGSALTDDIEVRKGRTEKELNEDVPSSHVPARNTIFPSFAIAYAEVVGARDIFTAIGDQGTVLAARLRRR; translated from the coding sequence ATGTTCGGCGGCTCCGCACTGACCGACGACATCGAGGTGCGCAAAGGCCGGACGGAAAAGGAATTGAACGAGGACGTACCGAGTTCCCATGTCCCGGCGCGCAACACGATATTCCCGTCCTTCGCAATCGCGTACGCGGAAGTCGTTGGCGCGCGGGACATCTTCACCGCCATCGGTGACCAGGGCACGGTGCTGGCGGCCCGCCTGCGGCGACGCTAA